A window from Halomicrobium urmianum encodes these proteins:
- a CDS encoding DNA polymerase II large subunit: MREADERYFERLEADLEDAFDVAERARQVGGDPRPEVEIPTARDMADRVENILGIDGVAERVRELEGEMSREEAALELVDDFVEGEVGDYDSKAGKVEGAVRTAVALLTEGVVAAPIEGIDRVEILENDDGSEFINIYYAGPIRSAGGTAQALSVLVADYARALLGIDEFQARDDEVGRYAEEVDLYDQETGLQYSPKEKESKFIAEHMPIMLDGEATGDEEVSGYRDLERVDTNSARGGMCLVFAEGIALKAPKIQRYTRNLDEVDWPWLQDLIDGTIGKDEDGDGESAEDDGDEDADAEDGEDEADDEGEETQDPSGPPRLDPAKKYLRDLIAGRPVFGHPSEAGGFRLRYGRARNHGFATAGVHPATMHLVDDFLATGTQIKTERPGKAAGVVPVDSIEGPTVRLANGDVRHIDDPEEALEVRNGVEKIIDLGEYLVNYGEFVENNHPLAPASYTVEWWRQEFAETGADVRAMQDDVHTDLADPDAEQALEWAEAYDAPLHPTYTYCWHDVSVDEMTALADAVEGAQVAQTDGAVAVEPSTSEAGDLVLDRTDTVREALERLLVEHTQREDTLVVPDWEPLVRSLGFDSNLVREWTPEDLSERARTYDDGENAVEAVNEVAPFAVRERAPTRIGNRMGRPEKSEERELSPAVHTLFPIGEAGGSQRDVSDAASHAEEMNDAQGVVELEVARRRCRDCGTETWRGRCPDCNGVAEAVYVCPDCESEVEPDESGRAECAHCETLAYPTQYERMDVGEEFRDALESVGERETAFDVLKGVQGLSSEEKIPEPMEKGILRAKHDVSAFKDGTVRYDMTDLPVTSVRASELDVTVDQLRALGYEEDIHGDPLRHEDQLVELKVQDVVLSDGAAEHMLKTADFVDDLLEQYYGLDSFYDFDDREDLVGELVFGMAPHTSAATVGRVIGFTTAAVGYAHPYFHAAKRRNCDGDEDCVMLLLDGLLNFSRKYLPDQRGGRMDAPLVMSSRIDPSEIDDEAHNVDVMREYPLEFYEATREMADPGEVEEIMTIAEENLGTDREYTGFDHSHDTTDIALGPDLSAYKTLGSMEDKMDAQLALSRKLRAVDETDVAERIIEYHFLPDLIGNLRAFSRQEVRCLDCGEKYRRMPLSGDCRECGGRVNLTVHEGSVSKYIDTATHVAEEFGCREYTKQRLEILERSIERIFEDDTNKQSGIADFM, encoded by the coding sequence ATGCGAGAGGCGGACGAGCGCTACTTCGAGCGGCTGGAGGCCGACCTCGAGGACGCGTTCGACGTCGCCGAGCGGGCCCGCCAGGTCGGCGGTGACCCCAGGCCGGAGGTCGAGATCCCCACCGCGCGGGACATGGCCGACCGCGTCGAGAACATCCTCGGCATCGACGGCGTCGCCGAGCGCGTCCGCGAGCTGGAGGGCGAGATGAGCAGGGAAGAGGCCGCCCTCGAACTCGTCGACGACTTCGTCGAGGGCGAGGTCGGCGACTACGATTCGAAGGCCGGCAAGGTCGAGGGCGCGGTCCGGACCGCCGTCGCCCTGCTGACCGAGGGCGTCGTCGCGGCGCCCATCGAGGGGATCGACCGCGTCGAGATCCTCGAGAACGACGACGGCTCGGAGTTCATCAACATCTACTACGCCGGGCCGATCCGCTCCGCGGGGGGCACCGCGCAGGCGCTGTCCGTCCTCGTGGCCGACTACGCCCGGGCGCTTCTGGGCATCGACGAGTTCCAGGCCCGCGACGACGAGGTCGGCCGCTACGCCGAGGAGGTCGACCTCTACGATCAGGAGACCGGCCTCCAGTACTCCCCGAAGGAGAAGGAGTCGAAGTTCATCGCCGAGCACATGCCGATCATGCTCGACGGGGAGGCCACCGGCGACGAGGAGGTCTCCGGCTACCGCGACCTCGAGCGGGTCGACACTAACTCCGCCCGGGGCGGGATGTGCCTGGTCTTCGCCGAGGGCATCGCGCTGAAGGCCCCGAAGATCCAGCGCTACACCCGCAATCTCGACGAGGTCGACTGGCCGTGGCTCCAGGACCTCATCGACGGGACCATCGGGAAGGACGAAGACGGCGACGGCGAGTCCGCCGAAGACGACGGCGACGAGGACGCGGACGCTGAAGACGGGGAGGACGAGGCCGACGACGAGGGCGAGGAGACCCAGGACCCGTCCGGTCCGCCCCGCCTCGATCCCGCCAAGAAGTACCTGCGGGACCTGATCGCCGGGCGGCCGGTGTTCGGCCACCCCTCCGAGGCCGGCGGCTTCCGCCTGCGCTACGGCCGCGCCCGCAACCACGGCTTCGCGACCGCGGGCGTCCACCCCGCCACGATGCACCTCGTCGACGACTTCCTCGCGACGGGGACCCAGATCAAGACCGAGCGGCCCGGCAAGGCCGCCGGCGTCGTCCCCGTCGACTCCATCGAGGGGCCGACGGTCCGCCTGGCCAACGGCGACGTCCGGCACATCGACGACCCCGAGGAGGCCCTCGAAGTCAGGAACGGCGTCGAGAAGATCATCGACCTCGGCGAGTACCTCGTCAACTACGGCGAGTTCGTCGAGAACAACCACCCGCTGGCGCCGGCCTCCTACACCGTCGAGTGGTGGCGCCAGGAGTTCGCCGAGACCGGGGCGGACGTCCGGGCGATGCAGGACGACGTCCACACGGATCTGGCGGACCCGGACGCCGAGCAGGCCCTCGAGTGGGCCGAGGCGTACGACGCGCCGCTGCACCCGACGTACACCTACTGCTGGCACGACGTGAGCGTCGACGAGATGACGGCGCTGGCCGACGCCGTCGAGGGGGCGCAGGTCGCGCAGACGGACGGCGCCGTTGCAGTGGAGCCGTCGACGAGCGAGGCCGGCGATCTCGTCCTCGACCGCACCGACACGGTCCGCGAGGCCCTGGAGAGACTGCTGGTCGAGCACACCCAGCGCGAGGACACCCTCGTCGTCCCGGACTGGGAGCCGCTGGTCCGCTCGCTGGGCTTCGATTCGAACCTGGTGCGCGAGTGGACCCCCGAGGACCTCTCGGAGCGCGCCCGCACGTACGACGACGGCGAGAACGCCGTCGAGGCGGTCAACGAGGTGGCCCCGTTCGCCGTCCGCGAGCGGGCGCCGACCCGCATCGGCAACCGGATGGGTCGTCCGGAGAAATCGGAGGAGCGCGAACTGTCGCCGGCGGTCCACACCCTCTTTCCCATCGGCGAGGCCGGCGGCAGCCAGCGCGACGTCTCCGACGCCGCTTCCCACGCCGAGGAGATGAACGACGCGCAGGGCGTCGTCGAACTGGAGGTGGCCCGCCGGCGCTGTCGCGACTGCGGCACCGAGACGTGGCGCGGCCGCTGTCCCGACTGCAACGGCGTCGCCGAGGCCGTCTACGTCTGCCCGGACTGTGAGAGCGAAGTCGAGCCCGACGAGTCCGGTCGCGCCGAGTGCGCCCACTGCGAGACGCTGGCCTACCCGACCCAGTACGAGCGGATGGACGTCGGCGAGGAGTTCCGCGACGCGCTGGAGTCCGTCGGCGAGCGCGAGACCGCCTTCGACGTGCTGAAAGGCGTCCAGGGGCTCTCCTCGGAGGAGAAGATCCCCGAGCCGATGGAGAAGGGGATCCTCCGGGCCAAGCACGACGTCTCCGCGTTCAAGGACGGCACCGTCCGCTACGACATGACGGACCTGCCCGTCACCTCCGTGCGAGCGTCGGAACTGGACGTCACCGTCGACCAGCTCCGGGCGCTGGGCTACGAGGAGGACATACACGGCGACCCGCTGCGCCACGAGGACCAGCTGGTCGAGCTGAAGGTGCAGGACGTCGTGCTCTCCGACGGCGCCGCCGAGCACATGCTCAAGACGGCCGACTTCGTCGACGACCTGCTCGAGCAGTACTACGGGCTGGACTCCTTCTACGACTTCGACGACCGCGAGGACCTCGTCGGCGAACTGGTCTTCGGGATGGCGCCCCACACCAGCGCGGCGACGGTGGGTCGAGTTATAGGATTTACGACAGCTGCAGTTGGGTACGCTCACCCCTATTTCCACGCCGCTAAGCGGCGTAACTGCGATGGTGATGAGGACTGCGTGATGCTTTTGCTCGACGGCCTGCTGAACTTCTCTCGGAAGTACCTGCCCGACCAGCGCGGCGGCCGGATGGACGCGCCGCTCGTGATGTCCTCGCGGATCGATCCCTCGGAGATTGACGACGAGGCGCACAACGTGGACGTCATGCGCGAGTACCCGCTGGAGTTCTACGAGGCCACCCGGGAGATGGCCGACCCCGGCGAGGTTGAGGAGATCATGACCATCGCCGAGGAGAACCTGGGGACCGACCGCGAGTACACGGGCTTCGACCACAGCCACGACACCACCGACATCGCGCTGGGGCCGGACCTCTCCGCGTACAAGACGCTGGGGTCGATGGAGGACAAGATGGACGCCCAGCTGGCCCTCTCGCGGAAGCTCCGGGCCGTCGACGAGACGGACGTCGCCGAGCGTATCATCGAGTACCACTTCCTGCCGGACCTGATCGGGAACCTCCGGGCGTTCTCCCGACAGGAGGTGCGCTGTCTGGACTGCGGCGAGAAGTACCGCCGGATGCCCCTCTCGGGCGACTGCCGGGAATGCGGCGGCCGGGTCAACCTCACGGTCCACGAGGGGTCGGTCTCGAAGTACATCGACACCGCCACCCACGTCGCCGAGGAGTTCGGCTGCCGGGAGTACACCAAACAGCGCCTGGAGATCCTCGAGCGGTCCATCGAGCGGATCTTCGAGGACGACACCAACAAGCAGAGCGGGATCGCGGACTTCATGTGA
- a CDS encoding PPC domain-containing DNA-binding protein, giving the protein MDYREVEATREFVCRLEHGRDWRAQIEEFAADEGIDAAFFRGLGAVQDAEVYFYDQDTQEYEGVTFNEPLEVAAAVGNISLLEGEPFAHTHAVLSRRDGEALAGHLNAATTFAGELHVQAFDETLEREHDETTDLDLWGL; this is encoded by the coding sequence ATGGATTACCGGGAAGTCGAGGCCACTCGCGAGTTCGTCTGTCGCCTGGAGCACGGCCGCGACTGGCGCGCGCAGATCGAGGAGTTCGCCGCCGACGAGGGGATCGACGCCGCCTTCTTCCGCGGCCTGGGGGCCGTCCAGGACGCCGAGGTCTACTTCTACGACCAGGACACCCAGGAGTACGAGGGCGTCACGTTCAACGAGCCGCTGGAGGTCGCCGCGGCCGTCGGGAACATTTCGCTGCTGGAGGGAGAGCCGTTCGCGCACACGCACGCCGTGCTCTCCCGGCGCGACGGCGAGGCGCTGGCGGGCCACCTGAACGCCGCGACGACGTTCGCCGGCGAGCTGCACGTGCAGGCGTTCGACGAGACGCTGGAGCGCGAACACGACGAGACCACCGATCTGGACCTCTGGGGACTATAG
- a CDS encoding 2'-5' RNA ligase family protein, with translation MYSLNVPVPGRVAALAADLARELPGAHDRRRGEHTLVVKRLGDGDPPAVMEARAREVLADRPPFAVRIDGIDMFEEATNGSSPVVYLSVESPGLFDLHEHLCEYFDPIPKIEGDDYTPHVTLARDGDMAAAKRLCERDVEPIEWVVDELSFLDAEHGNEAGRVALG, from the coding sequence GTGTACAGCCTGAACGTTCCCGTTCCCGGTCGGGTCGCCGCGCTGGCCGCCGACCTGGCGCGCGAGCTACCCGGCGCTCACGACCGCCGCCGCGGCGAGCACACCCTCGTCGTCAAGCGCCTCGGCGACGGGGATCCCCCGGCAGTCATGGAGGCGCGCGCCCGCGAGGTGCTGGCCGACCGGCCCCCCTTCGCCGTCCGCATCGACGGGATCGACATGTTCGAGGAGGCCACGAACGGCTCCTCGCCGGTGGTCTACCTCTCCGTCGAGAGCCCCGGACTGTTCGACCTGCACGAGCACCTCTGCGAGTACTTCGATCCGATTCCGAAGATCGAGGGCGACGACTACACGCCCCACGTCACGCTCGCCCGCGACGGCGACATGGCCGCCGCGAAGCGCCTCTGCGAGCGCGACGTGGAGCCGATCGAGTGGGTCGTCGACGAACTGTCCTTCCTCGACGCCGAGCACGGCAACGAGGCCGGCCGCGTCGCGCTGGGGTGA
- a CDS encoding helix-turn-helix transcriptional regulator, whose protein sequence is MPDVGRAVAVVAALCLLTVPAGAAGLGGLTQESVDPDAVVMDVALQENGDAEWTVTYRVRLADDNETAAFEDLRDDVRANESAYADRFADRMGGTVAAAENATGREMAVENVSVDAEVTALPQEYGVLTYRFRWTNFSRVAGDELRAGDALAGLFLDGESRLRVSWPEGYERASATPSPDATGEREVAWQGPRDFDADEPRLVVASGGAGTPTEAGPGESDAGGAWIVALSALLGLAGVAVVLWANRRYGWTDWTLAGADGDRRDDDTAGGAADGDAGVGADAPPVSPEGDGPPPELLSNEERVLTLLERNGGRMKQQQVAEDLDWTAAKTSQVIGGLRDDDEVETFRIGRENVVTLPDVDVAGGSDDS, encoded by the coding sequence ATGCCGGACGTCGGACGAGCCGTCGCGGTTGTCGCCGCTCTCTGCCTGCTGACGGTACCGGCGGGGGCGGCCGGCCTGGGCGGACTGACACAGGAGAGCGTCGATCCGGACGCCGTCGTGATGGACGTCGCCCTCCAGGAGAACGGGGACGCCGAGTGGACGGTGACCTACCGCGTGCGCCTCGCGGACGACAACGAGACGGCCGCCTTCGAGGACCTGCGGGACGACGTCCGCGCCAACGAGTCGGCCTACGCCGACCGCTTCGCCGACCGGATGGGCGGGACGGTCGCCGCGGCGGAGAACGCCACCGGCCGCGAGATGGCCGTCGAGAACGTCTCCGTCGACGCGGAAGTCACGGCTCTGCCCCAGGAGTACGGCGTACTCACCTACCGCTTCCGGTGGACGAACTTCTCGCGGGTCGCGGGCGACGAGCTCCGCGCCGGGGACGCACTGGCCGGGCTGTTCCTCGACGGGGAGAGCCGGCTCCGGGTGAGCTGGCCCGAGGGCTACGAGCGGGCGAGCGCGACGCCGTCGCCCGACGCGACCGGGGAGCGGGAGGTCGCCTGGCAGGGCCCGCGGGACTTCGACGCCGACGAGCCGCGACTGGTCGTCGCCAGCGGCGGCGCGGGGACGCCGACCGAGGCGGGCCCGGGCGAGAGCGACGCCGGCGGGGCCTGGATCGTCGCCCTCTCGGCGCTCCTCGGACTGGCCGGCGTCGCGGTCGTCCTCTGGGCGAACCGGCGGTACGGGTGGACCGACTGGACGCTCGCCGGGGCCGACGGCGACCGGAGGGACGACGACACGGCGGGCGGCGCCGCGGACGGCGACGCCGGTGTGGGAGCGGACGCCCCGCCCGTCTCGCCCGAGGGCGACGGCCCGCCGCCGGAGCTACTGAGCAACGAGGAGCGGGTCCTGACGCTGCTGGAGCGAAACGGCGGGCGGATGAAGCAACAGCAGGTCGCCGAGGACCTCGACTGGACCGCGGCCAAGACCAGTCAGGTGATCGGCGGTCTCCGGGACGACGACGAAGTGGAGACGTTCCGCATCGGTCGGGAGAACGTCGTGACGCTACCCGACGTCGACGTCGCCGGCGGCTCCGACGACTCGTGA
- a CDS encoding DUF7345 domain-containing protein — translation MPRTGRTLLIGAVALLAVAAAVPAPATAQDSEPAFVVDLAESGDAVVSVTYTFDLDGDAERQAFRELRDNESAREAFATRFGDRLRSVAANAADASGREMAIEDVTIDVQTDDRTGVVTLSADWRGLAATIDEGLVVTEPFASGFTPDRQFVVVLPDGYEAGEVTPEPDGTGDGRLTWSAGADLDGFELVAGESGGSGAASATTEAAADGDQSTAADGPGFDVAGGLAAIVAAALLARRQA, via the coding sequence ATGCCCAGGACAGGACGCACCCTGCTGATCGGCGCGGTCGCGCTCCTGGCCGTCGCTGCGGCCGTTCCCGCCCCCGCGACCGCACAGGACTCCGAACCGGCGTTCGTCGTCGACCTCGCGGAGAGCGGCGACGCCGTCGTGTCGGTCACGTACACGTTCGACCTGGACGGCGACGCCGAGCGACAGGCGTTCCGCGAGCTGCGGGACAACGAGAGCGCTCGCGAGGCGTTCGCGACGCGGTTCGGCGACCGACTGCGGAGCGTCGCCGCGAACGCCGCGGACGCGAGCGGCCGCGAGATGGCCATCGAGGACGTGACGATCGACGTCCAGACGGACGACCGGACCGGCGTCGTGACGCTGTCGGCCGACTGGCGCGGGCTGGCCGCGACGATCGACGAGGGGCTCGTCGTCACCGAACCCTTCGCCAGCGGTTTCACCCCGGACCGGCAGTTCGTGGTCGTACTGCCGGACGGCTACGAGGCCGGCGAGGTCACGCCCGAGCCCGACGGCACCGGCGACGGCCGGCTGACGTGGTCGGCCGGCGCGGACCTCGACGGGTTCGAGCTGGTCGCCGGCGAGAGCGGCGGAAGCGGCGCTGCATCCGCGACCACCGAGGCTGCGGCCGACGGCGACCAGTCGACCGCGGCCGACGGGCCCGGATTCGACGTCGCGGGGGGACTGGCGGCCATCGTCGCCGCCGCGCTGCTGGCGCGCCGGCAGGCGTAG
- a CDS encoding argininosuccinate synthase translates to MPDGNGTVALAFSGGLDTTVCVPLLKEEYGYDEVIGVTVDVGQPDYEFDEAEETAEALGLDHYVVDAQAEFADLCLQAVKANADYQGYPLGTALARPVIAEAILEVAVEQGCDAVAHGCTGKGNDQLRFEAVWRDSDLEVIAPVRELGLTREWENEYAEEKGLPVEGGDGGRYSIDTNLWSRSIEGSELEDPSTIPEDDIYLWTENPSGKEAELVEIEFEQGEAVAVDGEDLGSVELIEQLNERAGAHGVGRTDMMEDRMLGLKVRENYEHPAATVLLTAHEALEGLVLTAEEREFKQQVDQQWSQKGYQGLVDAPLTGALEAFIDETNERVTGTVTVKMEGGHCRAVSRESDYAVYSESAASFNEEDVTGGITQEDATGVAKYHGFQSRLANRVLEEAKREEVATDGSGEAAATDGSEASESASGISAADADREE, encoded by the coding sequence ATGCCAGACGGAAACGGAACGGTCGCGCTCGCCTTCTCCGGCGGGCTCGACACGACGGTCTGCGTACCGCTGCTGAAAGAAGAGTACGGCTACGACGAGGTCATCGGCGTCACGGTCGACGTCGGTCAGCCCGACTACGAGTTCGACGAGGCCGAGGAGACCGCCGAGGCGCTGGGGCTCGACCACTACGTCGTCGACGCCCAGGCGGAGTTCGCGGACCTCTGTCTCCAGGCCGTCAAGGCCAACGCCGACTACCAGGGCTACCCCCTGGGCACCGCGCTCGCGCGCCCGGTCATCGCCGAAGCGATCCTCGAGGTCGCCGTCGAACAGGGCTGTGACGCCGTCGCCCACGGCTGTACGGGCAAGGGCAACGACCAGCTGCGCTTCGAGGCCGTCTGGCGCGACTCCGACCTCGAAGTGATCGCGCCGGTCCGCGAACTCGGGCTCACCCGCGAGTGGGAGAACGAGTACGCCGAAGAGAAGGGCCTGCCCGTCGAGGGCGGCGACGGCGGCCGCTACTCCATCGACACGAACCTCTGGAGCCGCTCCATCGAGGGCTCCGAACTCGAGGACCCCTCGACGATCCCCGAGGACGACATCTACCTCTGGACGGAGAACCCCTCCGGCAAGGAGGCCGAACTCGTCGAGATCGAGTTCGAGCAGGGCGAGGCCGTCGCCGTCGACGGCGAGGACCTGGGCTCGGTCGAACTCATCGAGCAACTCAACGAGCGCGCGGGCGCCCACGGCGTCGGCCGCACGGACATGATGGAGGACCGCATGCTCGGACTGAAGGTCCGCGAGAACTACGAGCACCCCGCCGCGACGGTGCTTTTGACGGCCCACGAGGCGCTCGAGGGTCTGGTCCTCACGGCCGAGGAGCGCGAGTTCAAGCAGCAGGTCGACCAGCAGTGGTCCCAGAAGGGCTATCAGGGCCTCGTCGATGCACCCCTCACTGGCGCGCTGGAGGCCTTCATCGACGAGACTAACGAGCGCGTGACCGGCACGGTCACGGTCAAGATGGAGGGCGGCCACTGCCGCGCCGTCTCCCGCGAGTCCGACTACGCCGTCTACAGCGAGTCGGCCGCCTCCTTCAACGAGGAGGACGTCACCGGCGGCATCACCCAGGAGGACGCCACGGGCGTCGCCAAGTACCACGGCTTCCAGTCGCGCCTGGCCAACCGCGTGCTCGAGGAGGCGAAGAGGGAGGAAGTCGCCACTGACGGCAGCGGCGAGGCCGCAGCGACCGACGGGAGCGAGGCCTCGGAAAGCGCGAGCGGCATCTCCGCCGCGGACGCCGACCGGGAGGAGTGA
- the argH gene encoding argininosuccinate lyase — translation MSEDELGAGAGESTDGSDGTAVRRDRFSGGPARGFMSSLADDERIFAADLAVDRAHVVMLAEQEIIDDDTAGEILAALDEVEDAGHGALSDGEDVHEAIETAVIERVGPDGGRMHTARSRNDEVAACIRYRLREDLLELIETVIEAREQLLEVAAEHTETVMPGYTHLQPAQPTTVAHWIASYEQALQRDTARLLSAYERVDRNPLGAAAFAGTPFDVDRERTAELLGFGGIVENSMDAAAARDALVETTAAAATLATTLSGLAEDVVVFANRGFVELSDDYASTSSIMPQKKNPDTMELVRGRTGDATAGLQGLLTTLKGLPRAYNRDLQRAGRHAWDAIDSVTESVAVATGAVATADWPVDDLEAAAGEGFSTATGVADRLAMAGVPFRTAHEVVAAAAGEAYEGDAPDVGALEATAEDVLGEPLTEYVDRETLAATLDPAESVATRDSRGGPAPGAVEAQLATAGEALAADRDALTERREAVESAAERRRTEVDGYV, via the coding sequence ATGAGCGAGGACGAACTCGGCGCGGGAGCGGGCGAGAGCACGGACGGCAGCGACGGCACCGCCGTCCGCCGCGACCGCTTCAGCGGCGGTCCCGCCCGCGGGTTCATGTCCTCGCTCGCCGACGACGAGCGCATCTTCGCCGCCGACCTCGCGGTCGACCGCGCCCACGTCGTGATGCTGGCCGAGCAGGAGATCATCGACGACGACACCGCCGGCGAGATCCTGGCGGCGCTGGACGAGGTCGAGGACGCCGGTCACGGCGCGCTGTCCGACGGCGAGGACGTCCACGAGGCCATCGAGACGGCCGTCATCGAGCGCGTCGGGCCGGACGGCGGCCGGATGCACACGGCCCGCTCGCGCAACGACGAGGTGGCGGCCTGCATCCGCTATCGCCTGCGCGAGGACCTGCTGGAGCTGATCGAGACGGTGATCGAGGCGCGCGAGCAACTGCTGGAGGTGGCCGCCGAGCACACCGAGACGGTGATGCCGGGCTACACGCACCTCCAGCCGGCCCAGCCGACGACGGTGGCCCACTGGATCGCCTCCTACGAGCAGGCGCTTCAGCGCGATACGGCGCGGCTGCTTTCCGCCTACGAGCGGGTCGACCGCAACCCCCTCGGCGCGGCGGCGTTCGCCGGGACGCCGTTCGACGTGGACCGCGAGCGGACGGCCGAACTGCTCGGGTTCGGGGGAATCGTGGAAAATTCGATGGACGCAGCGGCCGCCCGCGACGCGCTGGTCGAGACGACCGCCGCGGCGGCGACGCTAGCGACGACTCTCTCCGGACTGGCCGAGGACGTCGTGGTCTTCGCCAATCGCGGGTTCGTGGAGCTGTCGGACGACTACGCGTCGACGTCGTCGATCATGCCCCAGAAGAAGAACCCGGACACGATGGAGCTCGTCCGGGGCCGGACCGGCGACGCGACGGCGGGCCTCCAGGGCCTGCTCACGACGCTGAAGGGGCTGCCCCGGGCGTACAACCGCGACCTGCAGCGCGCGGGCCGCCACGCCTGGGACGCGATCGACAGCGTGACCGAGAGCGTCGCGGTGGCGACCGGCGCGGTGGCGACGGCCGACTGGCCCGTCGACGACCTCGAAGCGGCGGCGGGCGAGGGCTTCTCGACGGCGACCGGCGTCGCCGACCGCCTGGCGATGGCCGGCGTCCCGTTCCGGACGGCCCACGAGGTGGTCGCGGCGGCCGCCGGCGAGGCGTACGAGGGCGACGCGCCCGACGTCGGCGCGCTGGAAGCGACAGCCGAGGACGTGCTGGGCGAGCCCCTGACCGAGTACGTCGACCGCGAGACGCTGGCGGCGACGCTCGATCCCGCGGAGAGCGTCGCGACGCGCGACTCGCGCGGCGGGCCCGCTCCGGGGGCGGTCGAGGCGCAACTGGCGACGGCCGGCGAGGCGCTGGCCGCCGACCGCGACGCGCTGACAGAGCGCCGCGAGGCCGTCGAGTCGGCCGCCGAGCGACGGAGGACGGAGGTGGACGGCTATGTCTGA
- the lysW gene encoding lysine biosynthesis protein LysW — protein sequence MAECVECGAEVSLHDNLEVGEIVDCATCGAELEVVDTDPVELDSAPELEEDWGE from the coding sequence ATGGCAGAATGCGTCGAGTGCGGGGCCGAGGTGTCCCTGCACGACAACCTGGAAGTTGGAGAGATCGTCGACTGTGCGACCTGCGGCGCCGAGCTCGAGGTCGTCGACACCGACCCCGTCGAGCTCGACTCGGCCCCCGAGCTGGAAGAGGACTGGGGCGAGTAA
- the lysX gene encoding lysine biosynthesis protein LysX → MNVGILYSRIRRDEKLLLSELRERDHEVTKIDVRKEQFNIEDPPEVFEDVDVVVDRCLATSRSVYATKFVDAYGIPVVNGPETAEICSDKVKNSLALVEHGVPTPNTEVAFTKDAAMEAIEEFGYPCVLKPVVGSWGRLMAKIDSRSAAEAILEHKETLGHYEHKVFYVQEFVDKPGRDIRVVALDGEPVAAMVRESDHWLTNAAKGAETDTFELDDRALELVEKASDAVGGGLLGIDLMEVGVDEDSDDPEPDDYTVHEVNHTVEFKALNEVTGVDVPARVVDWLETKVDQESEVTA, encoded by the coding sequence ATGAACGTAGGAATACTCTACTCGCGCATCCGCCGGGACGAGAAGCTGCTTCTCTCGGAGCTGCGCGAGCGCGACCACGAGGTCACCAAGATCGACGTCCGCAAGGAGCAGTTCAACATCGAGGACCCGCCGGAGGTCTTCGAGGACGTCGACGTCGTCGTCGACCGGTGTCTGGCGACGAGCCGATCGGTGTACGCGACCAAGTTCGTCGACGCCTACGGGATCCCGGTCGTCAACGGCCCGGAGACCGCGGAGATCTGCTCCGACAAGGTCAAGAACAGCCTGGCGCTGGTCGAGCACGGCGTCCCGACGCCGAACACGGAGGTGGCGTTCACCAAGGACGCCGCCATGGAGGCCATCGAGGAGTTCGGCTATCCATGTGTCCTCAAGCCGGTCGTCGGCTCCTGGGGCCGCCTGATGGCCAAGATCGACTCCCGCTCAGCGGCGGAGGCCATCCTCGAGCACAAGGAGACGCTGGGCCACTACGAGCACAAGGTCTTCTACGTCCAGGAGTTCGTCGACAAGCCTGGCCGGGACATCCGCGTCGTGGCGCTGGACGGCGAACCGGTCGCCGCGATGGTCCGCGAGTCGGACCACTGGCTCACCAACGCGGCGAAGGGCGCCGAGACGGACACCTTCGAGCTGGACGACCGCGCGCTCGAACTGGTCGAGAAGGCCAGCGACGCCGTCGGCGGCGGCCTGCTGGGCATCGACCTGATGGAAGTGGGCGTAGATGAGGATTCGGACGACCCCGAGCCCGACGACTACACCGTCCACGAGGTCAACCACACGGTGGAGTTCAAGGCGCTCAACGAGGTGACCGGCGTGGACGTGCCCGCCCGCGTCGTCGACTGGCTGGAGACGAAGGTCGACCAGGAGTCGGAGGTGACGGCATGA